Proteins from one Telopea speciosissima isolate NSW1024214 ecotype Mountain lineage chromosome 1, Tspe_v1, whole genome shotgun sequence genomic window:
- the LOC122649117 gene encoding xyloglucan-specific galacturonosyltransferase 1-like translates to MAVSVSKRRGSVKDGKKPVEVAEVGLMSTILCGMLYRIPMLFLLSIFLFIWSSSSIIMSGSFFHVCVSSRKLSDLYCLSAGTHPSFHLPIPLNHTSNNESGKVFDAIRSSFDAINTTTSGSIHDDSWSTSGSAKDDRIDNYSSGSNQDSNAGAANQINDDLDSKIANAKAVEEQLQLHHPFSSDKKKKRTQSNGNDSKNSGNDDRETTIAKAVKAVEEQLQIHRSWASGSSIMNHQACDGRGVFVYDLPSKFNKDLLGHCGDMMPWEGSSFCEYMENEAMGRPIPALGKGWYRTHQYSLEPMLHAKVLKHPCRVYNPDEAKLFYVPYYGGLDILRWHFKKNTTDDVKDALGLELLNWLGTQKSWDRNNGKDHVFVLGKISWDFRRTVKAAWGTGFLHLEQMQNPIKLLIERQPWEINDIGIPHPTNFHPQSDDDIIAWQSKIISSSRKTLVTFAGAERPEDPYNTRSLLINHCTSRTDGACRFLDCKSGGCNKPETLIELFMESEFCLQPPGDSPTRKSVFDSLIAGCIPVLFDPFTAFYQYPWHLPEDHGKYSVFMGKEQLKQMNLNVVENLKEVPKTLRDEMRRFIVYELLPGLVYGDSNAQLQRFQDAFSLSINHLLNRVSKLE, encoded by the coding sequence ATGGCAGTTTCTGTgtcaaagaggagaggaagTGTTAAAGATGGAAAGAAACCAGTAGAGGTTGCAGAGGTGGGACTGATGAGCACAATCTTATGTGGGATGCTCTATCGGATTCCAATGTTGTTTCTGCTTTCCATATTTCTCTTCATATGGTCTTCTTCATCCATCATAATGTCTGGTTCTTTCTTCCATGTCTGCGTCTCCTCTCGCAAACTCAGCGATCTTTATTGTCTCTCCGCAGGAACCCATCCTAGCTTCCATCTCCCTATTCCCCTCAATCATACCAGTAACAATGAGAGTGGTAAAGTCTTTGACGCTATAAGGTCAAGTTTTGATGCTATCAACACCACTACCAGTGGCAGCATCCACGATGATTCTTGGTCTACGTCTGGGTCAGCCAAGGACGACAGGATTGACAACTACAGCAGCGGTAGCAACCAAGATAGTAATGCTGGTGCTGCCAACCAAATCAACGATGATTTAGATTCCAAGATTGCTAATGCTAAGGCAGTAGAGGAGCAATTACAACTCCATCATCCCTTTTCttcggataaaaaaaaaaaacgtacgCAGAGCAATGGCAATGACAGCAAAAACAGTGGTAACGATGATAGAGAAACCACGATTGCGAAAGCAGTTAAGGCAGTCGAAGAACAGCTACAGATTCATCGTTCTTGGGCATCTGGTTCTTCCATCATGAATCATCAGGCTTGCGATGGAAGGGGTGTTTTTGTGTATGATCTTCCTTCTAAATTCAACAAAGACCTGCTCGGTCACTGTGGAGATATGATGCCATGGGAGGGTTCGAGTTTCTGTGAGTATATGGAAAATGAGGCAATGGGTCGGCCGATTCCGGCGCTCGGCAAGGGCTGGTACCGAACCCATCAGTACTCGCTCGAACCGATGCTACATGCGAAGGTGTTGAAGCACCCTTGCAGAGTCTACAATCCGGATGAAGCTAAGCTCTTCTACGTCCCTTACTATGGAGGACTGGATATCTTGAGGTGGCACTTCAAGAAAAACACTACCGATGATGTCAAGGATGCATTGGGGCTCGAGCTCCTGAATTGGCTTGGGACACAGAAATCTTGGGATCGAAACAATGGGAAGGATCATGTTTTTGTGTTGGGGAAGATCTCTTGGGACTTCCGTCGAACAGTCAAGGCAGCCTGGGGGACTGGTTTCCTGCACCTAGAACAGATGCAGAATCCTATAAAGCTCTTGATCGAGCGACAACCATGGGAGATCAACGACATTGGGATTCCACATCCGACGAACTTCCACCCTCAGTCAGACGACGATATTATAGCCTGGCAATCGAAGATCATCAGTTCGAGCCGGAAGACCCTCGTGACATTTGCAGGGGCAGAACGACCTGAAGACCCATATAACACAAGATCTCTATTGATCAATCATTGTACGTCGAGAACCGATGGAGCATGTCGGTTCCTCGACTGCAAGTCAGGCGGTTGCAATAAACCCGAGACGTTGATCGAGCTGTTCATGGAGTCAGAATTCTGCCTACAACCGCCGGGCGACAGCCCCACTCGGAAATCGGTATTCGATTCTCTAATCGCAGGTTGCATTCCGGTGCTATTCGATCCATTCACGGCTTTCTACCAGTACCCGTGGCACTTACCAGAAGACCATGGGAAGTATTCAGTGTTCATGGGTAAAGAACAGCTGAAGCAGATGAATCTGAACGTGGTGGAGAACCTGAAAGAGGTTCCTAAAACTCTGAGGGATGAGATGAGAAGGTTCATAGTGTACGAACTATTACCTGGGTTGGTTTATGGAGATTCAAATGCACAGCTACAGAGGTTCCAAGATGCTTTCTCCCTATCCATAAACCATCTGCTTAATAGGGTCAGCAAATTGGAATGA